A portion of the Thunnus maccoyii chromosome 20, fThuMac1.1, whole genome shotgun sequence genome contains these proteins:
- the egr2b gene encoding early growth response protein 2b has protein sequence MTAKTLEKVPVNLGGFVHPVAESVYSVDDIATSLPTSVAIFPNTDLGTHYDPLNVTADGLMSADMSVEKRSLDLSYPSGFSQPAPHRNQTFTYMGKFSIDSQYPGNWNPEGVINIVSGIFNVAQPPPPPPPSSSASSSPASSGSPNHFSSGNLSCTMAHQSQAEIDHHHHLYSPPPPYSSSGCGDVYQDPSAFLSTSTCPIASYPPPSYSSPKQPGSSDALFPIIPDYPGFFQPACQRDMHTAGIQDRKPFGPCPLDTFRVPPPLTPLNTIRNFTLGGPGGSSEGGPPRLPSAYSPQNLPLRPILRPRKYPNRPSKTPIHERPYPCPAEGCDRRFSRSDELTRHIRIHTGHKPFQCRICMRNFSRSDHLTTHIRTHTGEKPFACDFCGRKFARSDERKRHTKIHLRQKERKSSTLSSSSSSSSSSSGLERQSGGISATNGICS, from the exons ATGACAGCTAAAACTCTGGAGAAAGTACCGGTGAATCTCGGGGGGTTCGTGCATCCCGTAGCCGAGAGTGTGTACTCAGTGGATGACATCGCCACCAGCTTGCCGACCTCTGTGGCTATCTTCCCCAACACCGATTTAGGAACGCATTATGACCCGCTTAATGTGACAGCAG ATGGCTTGATGAGCGCAGACATGAGCGTGGAGAAGCGGTCTCTGGACCTCTCCTACCCCAGCGGCTTCTCTCAGCCTGCCCCCCACCGTAACCAGACCTTCACCTACATGGGAAAGTTCTCCATCGACTCTCAGTATCCAGGTAACTGGAACCCCGAGGGAGTGATCAATATTGTCTCGGGCATCTTCAACGTGGCCCAgccgccgcctcctcctcctccctcctcctcagcGTCCTCCTCCCCGGCTTCCTCAGGATCTCCCAATCACTTTTCCAGCGGAAATTTGAGTTGCACCATGGCGCATCAGAGCCAGGCAGAGATAGACCACCATCACCACCTGTATTCCCCCCCGCCTCCCTACTCCTCTTCTGGCTGCGGGGATGTGTACCAGGACCCCTCGGCGTTTCTGTCCACCTCTACCTGCCCCATCGCCTCTTACCCGCCACCCTCCTACTCTTCGCCCAAGCAGCCCGGCAGCTCAGACGCGCTTTTCCCCATCATCCCTGATTACCCGGGCTTCTTCCAGCCGGCTTGCCAGCGAGACATGCACACGGCAGGTATCCAAGACCGGAAACCTTTCGGTCCGTGTCCACTCGATACATTCCGCGTCCCCCCACCCCTGACCCCACTGAACACTATCAGGAACTTTACACTTGGGGGTCCGGGTGGCAGCTCCGAGGGAGGGCCGCCGAGGCTCCCCTCTGCCTACAGCCCACAGAACCTGCCTCTGAGGCCGATCCTGCGGCCCAGAAAGTACCCGAACAGACCCAGCAAGACGCCCATCCACGAGCGACCATACCCTTGTCCGGCAGAGGGCTGCGACCGGCGGTTCTCCCGCTCCGACGAACTGACCAGACACATCCGCATCCACACTGGACACAAGCCGTTCCAGTGCCGGATCTGTATGCGCAACTTCAGCCGCAGCGACCACCTCACCACGCACATCCGCACGCACACGGGAGAGAAGCCGTTTGCCTGCGACTTCTGCGGCCGCAAGTTCGCCAGGAGCGACGAAAGGAAGAGACACACTAAAATCCATCTCAGGCAGAAGGAGAGGAAGTCCTCTACTCTCTCCTCTTCGTCCTCGTCCTCATCCAGCAGCTCCGGGCTGGAGCGGCAGTCAGGCGGTATCAGCGCAACCAACGGGATTTGTTCATAG